The Micromonospora sp. NBC_01740 genome includes a window with the following:
- the acs gene encoding acetate--CoA ligase — MSEALANLLNETRQFPPPAELAANANVTADAYADADADRLAFWERQAGRLTWAKQWDQVLDWSKPPFARWFVGGQLNVAYNCLDRHVEAGLGDKVAIHWEGEPGDTRTITYADLHRLTCQAANALTELGVTAGDRVAIYLPMVPEAAVAMLACARIGATHSVVFGGFSADALTNRIQDASAKVVITADGGYRRGKPSALKPTVDEAVANCPSVEHVLVVRRTGEEVAWSGRDRWWHETVETAPAEHAAQPFDAEHPLFILYTSGTTARPKGILHTTGGYLTQTSYTQHAVFDLKPETDVYWCTADIGWVTGHSYIVYGPLSNGATQVMYEGTPDTPHKGRFWEIVDKYKVSILYTAPTLIRTMMKWGEDIPAGYDLSSLRLLGSVGEPINPEAWMWYRQHVGGGELPIVDTWWQTETGAIMISPLPGVTATKPGSAMTPLPGIVADVVDDQGQSVPNGGGGYLVLREPWPSMLRTIWGDDDRFIETYWSRFEGMYFAGDGAKKDDDGHIWLLGRVDDVMLVSGHNISTTEVESALVSHPSVAEAAVVGATDPTTGQAIVAFAIPRGTTDIAGDAGEKLIAELRNHVAKTLGPIAKPRQIMLVPELPKTRSGKIMRRLLRDVAENRSLGDVTTLQDSSVMDLISSGMGGGKSDED; from the coding sequence ATGAGCGAGGCATTGGCCAATCTGCTGAACGAGACGCGCCAGTTCCCCCCGCCAGCCGAACTCGCCGCGAACGCCAACGTCACCGCCGACGCGTACGCGGACGCGGACGCCGACCGGTTGGCGTTCTGGGAGCGGCAGGCCGGGCGGCTGACCTGGGCGAAGCAGTGGGACCAGGTGCTCGACTGGTCGAAGCCGCCGTTCGCGAGGTGGTTCGTCGGCGGGCAGCTCAACGTGGCGTACAACTGCCTGGACCGGCACGTCGAGGCCGGGCTGGGCGACAAGGTCGCGATCCACTGGGAGGGCGAGCCGGGCGACACCCGGACCATCACGTACGCCGACCTGCACCGGCTGACCTGTCAGGCGGCGAACGCGCTCACCGAGCTGGGCGTCACCGCCGGCGACCGGGTGGCGATCTACCTGCCGATGGTGCCGGAGGCGGCGGTCGCGATGCTGGCCTGCGCGCGGATCGGCGCCACGCACAGCGTGGTCTTCGGCGGCTTCTCGGCCGACGCCCTGACCAACCGGATCCAGGACGCCAGCGCGAAGGTGGTGATCACCGCCGACGGCGGCTACCGCCGGGGCAAGCCGTCGGCGCTGAAGCCGACCGTGGACGAGGCGGTGGCGAACTGCCCGTCGGTCGAGCACGTGCTGGTGGTGCGCCGCACCGGCGAGGAGGTGGCCTGGTCGGGCAGGGACCGCTGGTGGCACGAGACGGTCGAGACCGCCCCGGCCGAGCACGCCGCGCAGCCGTTCGACGCCGAGCACCCGCTGTTCATCCTCTACACCAGCGGCACCACGGCCCGCCCGAAGGGCATCCTGCACACCACCGGCGGCTACCTGACCCAGACGTCGTACACGCAGCACGCGGTCTTCGACCTGAAGCCGGAGACCGACGTCTACTGGTGCACCGCCGACATCGGCTGGGTGACGGGGCACTCCTACATCGTCTACGGCCCGCTCTCCAACGGCGCCACCCAGGTCATGTACGAGGGCACCCCGGACACCCCGCACAAGGGCCGGTTCTGGGAGATCGTCGACAAGTACAAGGTCAGCATCCTCTACACCGCCCCGACGCTCATCCGCACGATGATGAAGTGGGGCGAGGACATCCCGGCCGGTTACGACCTGTCCTCGCTGCGGCTGCTGGGCAGCGTGGGTGAGCCGATCAACCCCGAGGCGTGGATGTGGTACCGGCAGCACGTCGGCGGGGGTGAGCTGCCCATCGTGGACACCTGGTGGCAGACCGAGACCGGGGCGATCATGATCTCGCCGCTGCCGGGCGTGACGGCGACCAAGCCCGGCTCCGCGATGACGCCGCTGCCCGGGATCGTCGCCGACGTGGTCGACGACCAGGGCCAGTCGGTGCCGAACGGCGGCGGTGGCTACCTGGTGCTGCGCGAGCCGTGGCCGTCGATGCTGCGCACCATCTGGGGCGACGACGACCGGTTCATCGAGACGTACTGGTCGCGGTTCGAGGGCATGTACTTCGCCGGGGACGGGGCGAAGAAGGACGACGACGGGCACATCTGGCTGCTGGGCCGCGTCGACGACGTGATGCTGGTGTCCGGGCACAACATCTCCACCACCGAGGTGGAGTCGGCGCTGGTCTCCCACCCGTCGGTGGCCGAGGCGGCGGTGGTCGGCGCGACCGACCCGACCACCGGGCAGGCCATCGTCGCGTTCGCCATCCCGCGCGGCACCACGGACATCGCTGGCGACGCTGGCGAGAAGCTGATCGCCGAGCTGCGCAACCACGTGGCGAAGACGCTCGGCCCGATCGCCAAGCCCCGGCAGATCATGCTGGTGCCGGAGCTGCCGAAGACCCGCTCGGGCAAGATCATGCGCCGGCTGCTGCGCGACGTGGCGGAGAACCGCTCGCTCGGCGACGTCACCACGCTCCAGGATTCGTCCGTGATGGACCTGATCTCGTCCGGCATGGGCGGCGGCAAGTCCGACGAGGACTGA
- a CDS encoding oxidoreductase: MTADPLAPLLALADVAPAVERARERFDQALGHRALRRHGGQVAAEVSLRSAVASAALEGYAREREAVRAGTVTEPVVQGALRVAGALPGLSELWPKAPRQALARLHVLAARDVVDEAELGRPVADPVVAARLDGLAGLVAGGTKVSPLVLAAVVHGELLNLRPFAGPSGVVARGAARLVLLSSGLDPRGLLAVDVGHHEREPEYVGSAGAFATGTPDGLRSWLRHYMAAVEVGADQLTTIGDEVLAAA, encoded by the coding sequence GTGACCGCTGACCCGCTCGCCCCGCTGCTCGCGCTCGCCGACGTCGCCCCCGCCGTGGAGCGGGCCCGCGAGCGGTTCGACCAGGCACTGGGGCACCGCGCGCTGCGCCGGCACGGCGGCCAGGTCGCGGCCGAGGTCAGCCTCCGGTCCGCGGTGGCCAGCGCCGCCCTGGAGGGGTACGCCCGCGAGCGCGAGGCGGTCCGCGCCGGGACGGTGACCGAGCCGGTGGTGCAGGGCGCGCTGCGGGTCGCCGGGGCGCTGCCCGGGCTGTCCGAGCTCTGGCCGAAGGCGCCCCGGCAGGCGCTGGCCAGGCTGCACGTGCTCGCCGCCCGCGACGTCGTCGACGAGGCCGAGCTGGGCCGTCCGGTGGCCGACCCGGTCGTCGCCGCCCGGCTGGACGGGCTGGCGGGGCTCGTCGCTGGCGGCACGAAGGTCTCGCCGCTGGTGCTGGCCGCCGTCGTGCACGGCGAGCTGCTGAACCTGCGCCCCTTCGCCGGGCCGTCCGGCGTGGTGGCCCGGGGCGCCGCCCGCCTGGTGCTGCTGTCCAGCGGGCTGGACCCACGCGGCCTGCTCGCCGTGGACGTCGGTCACCACGAGCGCGAACCGGAGTACGTCGGCTCGGCCGGCGCCTTCGCCACCGGCACCCCGGACGGACTGCGCTCCTGGCTGCGCCACTACATGGCGGCGGTGGAGGTCGGCGCCGACCAGCTCACCACCATCGGCGACGAGGTCCTCGCGGCGGCCTGA
- a CDS encoding HAD family hydrolase, with amino-acid sequence MGRSAAFFDLDKTVIAKSSALAFGRPFYRDGLITRRDVVKSAYAQLMFRLGGTDAQTMARTRDYLAALCKGWQVEQVRQIVAETLHELINPYVYAEAAALIEQHQAAGRDVVLVSASGEEMVRPIGVLLGITDVIATRMGVVDGRYSGEVEFYAAGSSKVDAVGELAAERGYDLADSYAYSDSYSDRPLLECVGHPSVVNPDRQLRRLAVENSWPVLEFRHPIPLGRRLRERPAVPVAAAALGVGVGVAIGIAWYGRHRRTRTAPAPA; translated from the coding sequence GTGGGCCGAAGTGCCGCTTTCTTCGATCTGGACAAGACCGTCATCGCCAAGTCGAGCGCCCTGGCGTTCGGTCGGCCGTTCTACCGGGACGGCCTGATCACCCGGCGTGACGTGGTCAAGTCGGCGTACGCCCAGCTGATGTTCCGGCTGGGCGGCACCGACGCGCAGACCATGGCCAGGACCAGGGACTACCTCGCCGCGCTCTGCAAGGGCTGGCAGGTGGAACAGGTCCGCCAGATCGTCGCGGAGACGCTGCACGAGCTGATCAACCCTTACGTGTACGCCGAGGCCGCCGCCCTGATCGAGCAGCACCAGGCCGCCGGCCGGGACGTCGTCCTGGTCTCCGCCTCCGGCGAGGAGATGGTCCGCCCGATCGGCGTGCTGCTCGGGATCACCGACGTGATCGCCACCCGGATGGGCGTGGTCGACGGCCGCTACAGCGGCGAGGTCGAGTTCTACGCGGCCGGCTCAAGCAAGGTCGACGCGGTCGGCGAGCTGGCCGCCGAGCGCGGCTACGACCTGGCCGACTCGTACGCCTACTCCGACTCGTACAGCGATCGGCCGCTGCTGGAGTGCGTCGGCCATCCCTCGGTGGTCAACCCGGACCGGCAGCTGCGCCGGCTCGCGGTCGAGAACTCCTGGCCGGTGCTGGAGTTCCGGCACCCGATCCCGCTGGGGCGGCGGCTGCGCGAGCGCCCGGCCGTCCCGGTCGCTGCCGCGGCGCTGGGCGTGGGTGTGGGCGTGGCCATCGGCATCGCCTGGTACGGCCGGCACCGCCGCACCCGCACCGCCCCCGCACCCGCCTGA
- a CDS encoding MFS transporter: MHVLQNQRTSKLSKRHAVDDDGRERSRLFRRGLIPETRPQQILALATFVNMLGSGVFMVSAALYFTRVVGLPLTQVGLGMGVAAGIGLFAGVPVGHLADRRGPRGVYLSMLVVQGVAMAALVLVQSFWLVLVALCIGELARSAGGAARGPLVRGIGGAHLTSYRAYLRSVANLAGSCAAVAAGFAVQLDTRPAYLTLVLANALSFVASAAIIATLPPLPPVPALPTANRWEVLKDRGYVAITVLDGILSIHHQVLLFALPLWIIGHTSAPRWLVGAAALTNTALVVLLQVKASRGVDDSVAAGKAIRRSGVAFFIGMALTAAAAGLPSWLALTGIVAGIFVHTIGELWHTAGSLELRFNLAPAHAQGQYMGLFGFGAGLANMVAPTVLALFCITWGVPGWLVLGGVFIVAGLVMPYVVRWAERTRPNVEQPA, from the coding sequence GTGCATGTTCTGCAGAATCAGCGGACCAGTAAACTTTCCAAGCGCCACGCGGTCGACGATGACGGGCGAGAACGGTCGAGGCTGTTCCGACGCGGGCTGATTCCTGAAACGCGTCCTCAGCAGATTCTCGCGTTGGCGACGTTCGTCAACATGCTTGGCAGCGGCGTCTTCATGGTCAGCGCCGCGCTCTACTTCACTCGGGTCGTCGGGCTCCCATTGACCCAGGTCGGCCTGGGAATGGGCGTCGCGGCTGGCATTGGCCTTTTCGCTGGCGTGCCAGTGGGGCATCTGGCTGACCGGCGAGGTCCGCGAGGGGTCTACCTGTCGATGCTCGTCGTTCAGGGTGTGGCGATGGCGGCGCTGGTACTGGTTCAGTCGTTCTGGCTGGTCCTGGTGGCGCTGTGCATCGGGGAACTCGCCCGTTCAGCGGGCGGAGCGGCGCGCGGTCCGTTGGTTCGCGGGATCGGCGGTGCGCACCTCACCAGCTACCGCGCATACCTACGCTCGGTCGCCAATCTCGCGGGGAGCTGTGCCGCCGTGGCTGCCGGCTTCGCCGTGCAACTTGACACGCGTCCGGCCTACCTGACCCTGGTGCTGGCCAATGCGCTCAGCTTCGTGGCCAGTGCCGCCATCATCGCCACGCTGCCGCCGCTACCGCCCGTGCCCGCGCTGCCGACGGCCAACCGCTGGGAGGTGTTGAAGGACCGAGGGTACGTCGCCATAACCGTGCTCGACGGCATCCTGTCGATTCACCACCAGGTCCTGCTCTTCGCCCTGCCACTCTGGATCATCGGGCACACCAGCGCACCTCGGTGGCTGGTTGGCGCAGCAGCGCTGACAAATACCGCCCTGGTGGTACTGCTCCAGGTCAAGGCCAGTCGAGGGGTCGATGACAGCGTCGCCGCCGGGAAAGCCATACGCCGATCCGGAGTGGCGTTCTTCATCGGCATGGCCCTGACCGCCGCAGCGGCAGGACTTCCCTCGTGGCTTGCGCTCACCGGCATCGTCGCTGGCATCTTCGTCCACACGATCGGTGAACTCTGGCACACGGCGGGCTCGCTGGAACTGCGATTCAACCTCGCTCCCGCCCATGCCCAGGGGCAGTACATGGGGCTGTTCGGGTTCGGAGCCGGCCTGGCGAACATGGTGGCTCCCACCGTACTGGCGCTGTTCTGCATCACCTGGGGAGTGCCTGGTTGGCTTGTGCTCGGCGGGGTGTTCATCGTGGCGGGCCTCGTGATGCCGTACGTGGTGCGGTGGGCGGAGCGGACCCGCCCCAACGTTGAACAACCCGCCTAG
- the ssd gene encoding septum site-determining protein Ssd, which produces MPPRTSVPPHRPRPLLVTSDGDLLDDLLRLAAAGGVEVELAADPAAARTRWLPAPLVLVGADQAQPCLRARLPQRPRMVLVGRSGELDPGWQVAELIGAEHVATLPAAEPWLVDRFAECGPEGAERRGARIVAVLGGRGGAGASILAGGLAVTGARARLRTLLVDADPLGGGLDLVLGWEQLEGLRWPALTGADGRVDAPALVRALPSRGDLVVLSWDRGDLLALPAQAMAATVDAARRGRDLVVVDLPRQLDDAAVTALQAADQVYVVVPAELRATAAAARVVAAAAPHCAAMSVIVRGPAPGRLGAAEVARALGLPLAGTLRPEPALARGLERGEAPAAHGRGPLAALCQRIVAELTGAPAAGAA; this is translated from the coding sequence ATGCCACCCCGTACCTCCGTCCCGCCGCACCGGCCCCGGCCGCTGCTCGTCACCTCGGACGGCGACCTGCTCGACGACCTGCTGCGGCTCGCCGCGGCGGGCGGAGTCGAGGTGGAACTCGCCGCCGACCCCGCCGCGGCCCGCACCCGCTGGCTGCCGGCCCCGCTCGTGCTGGTCGGCGCCGACCAGGCCCAGCCCTGCCTGCGGGCGCGGCTGCCGCAGCGGCCACGGATGGTGCTGGTCGGGCGGTCCGGGGAGCTCGATCCCGGCTGGCAGGTCGCCGAACTGATCGGCGCGGAGCACGTGGCGACGCTGCCCGCCGCCGAGCCCTGGCTGGTCGACCGGTTCGCCGAGTGCGGGCCGGAGGGCGCCGAGCGTCGCGGCGCCCGGATCGTCGCGGTCCTGGGCGGGCGGGGCGGCGCCGGGGCGAGCATCCTGGCGGGCGGGCTCGCTGTCACCGGCGCCCGGGCCCGGCTGCGCACCCTGCTCGTCGACGCCGACCCGCTCGGCGGCGGGCTCGATCTGGTGCTCGGCTGGGAGCAGTTGGAAGGGCTGCGCTGGCCGGCGCTGACCGGCGCCGACGGCCGGGTGGACGCGCCGGCGCTGGTACGGGCCCTGCCGAGCCGGGGCGACCTGGTGGTGCTCTCCTGGGACCGCGGCGACCTGCTCGCCCTCCCCGCCCAGGCGATGGCGGCGACCGTCGACGCCGCCCGGCGGGGCCGGGACCTCGTGGTGGTCGATCTGCCCCGGCAACTGGACGACGCGGCCGTGACGGCGCTGCAGGCGGCGGACCAGGTCTACGTGGTGGTCCCGGCCGAGCTGCGGGCCACCGCCGCGGCGGCCCGGGTGGTGGCCGCCGCCGCCCCGCACTGCGCCGCGATGTCGGTGATCGTGCGCGGCCCGGCACCGGGCCGCCTGGGAGCGGCGGAGGTGGCCCGGGCGCTCGGGCTGCCGCTGGCCGGCACGCTGCGCCCGGAACCGGCGCTGGCTCGCGGGTTGGAGCGGGGCGAGGCGCCGGCCGCGCACGGCCGAGGCCCGCTGGCGGCGCTCTGCCAGCGGATCGTCGCCGAACTGACCGGCGCGCCGGCGGCGGGTGCGGCATGA
- a CDS encoding TadA family conjugal transfer-associated ATPase, producing the protein MTGPSEGDTLAARVRQRMAAAATPVTAAAIVSAVRAEPTAAVLGDTAVLRMADQVHDDLVGAGPLAPLLADPEVTDVLVNGVRVWVDRGRGLHQVAVPIGTVDDVRRLAQRLAASAGRRLDDGSPYADARLPDGTRLHAVLPPVATDGPYLSLRTFRQRPFTLDELVSRGTVPRPVAPVLSAVVAARLAYLVTGGTGSGKTTLLNTLLGLVPATERIVLVEDAAELHPRHPHVVGLQARTANVEGSGAVGLTDLVRQALRMRPDRLVVGECRGGEVVDLLAALNTGHDGGAGTLHANAPSDVPARLEALGMLGGLPRPALHAQVAAALQVLLQVRRNTEGRVLESVCLLLPEGPDRLVTAVPAWVRGRGPDRAARALADLLRERAVPVPPVLTEPWPGSAGPR; encoded by the coding sequence ATGACCGGGCCGTCCGAGGGCGACACCCTCGCCGCGCGGGTGCGACAGCGCATGGCCGCCGCGGCGACGCCGGTCACCGCCGCCGCGATCGTGTCTGCCGTACGGGCGGAGCCCACCGCCGCAGTCCTCGGCGACACCGCCGTGCTGCGGATGGCCGACCAGGTGCACGACGATCTGGTGGGAGCCGGTCCGCTCGCCCCGCTGCTGGCCGATCCGGAGGTCACCGACGTACTGGTCAACGGCGTCCGGGTCTGGGTCGACCGGGGGCGGGGCCTGCATCAGGTCGCGGTGCCGATCGGCACGGTGGACGACGTACGCCGGCTCGCGCAGCGGCTCGCCGCCAGCGCCGGTCGGCGGCTCGACGACGGTTCCCCGTACGCGGACGCCCGGCTTCCCGACGGCACCCGGTTGCACGCCGTGCTGCCGCCGGTGGCGACTGACGGGCCCTACCTGTCCCTGCGGACCTTCCGGCAGCGGCCCTTCACCCTCGACGAGCTGGTGAGCCGGGGGACGGTTCCCCGACCGGTGGCGCCGGTGCTCTCCGCCGTGGTGGCGGCCCGGCTGGCGTACCTGGTGACCGGTGGCACCGGCTCCGGCAAGACGACGCTGCTCAACACGCTGCTCGGACTGGTTCCCGCCACCGAACGGATCGTGTTGGTGGAGGACGCGGCCGAGCTGCATCCCCGGCACCCGCACGTCGTCGGGTTGCAGGCGAGGACGGCCAACGTGGAGGGCTCCGGCGCGGTCGGGCTGACCGACCTCGTGCGGCAGGCCCTGCGGATGCGGCCCGACCGACTGGTGGTCGGCGAGTGCCGGGGCGGGGAGGTGGTCGACCTGCTCGCCGCCCTGAACACCGGCCACGACGGCGGAGCCGGCACCCTGCACGCCAACGCCCCGTCGGACGTGCCGGCGCGGCTGGAGGCCCTCGGGATGCTCGGCGGGCTGCCCCGTCCCGCGCTCCACGCCCAGGTGGCCGCCGCACTCCAGGTACTGCTCCAGGTGCGCCGGAACACCGAGGGGCGCGTACTGGAATCGGTCTGCCTGCTCCTGCCGGAGGGCCCGGACCGGCTGGTCACGGCAGTTCCCGCCTGGGTACGCGGGCGAGGGCCGGACCGCGCCGCCCGGGCGCTCGCCGACCTGCTGCGGGAGCGGGCCGTACCGGTTCCGCCGGTCCTGACCGAGCCGTGGCCCGGATCGGCGGGCCCGAGGTGA
- a CDS encoding type II secretion system F family protein, whose amino-acid sequence MPRMALAAGFVAAAVLLAAMLAAGRRPLRRLRALRRAPVGVHPAASLRRPVGPDDDPTGDVPPRRRPDAIRVAAGLAGVAVAVIVGGWPGVVAALPTTLLLDRLLRRIEPPAVRNRRLREAADLPLAADLLAAAMRAGASVDRSILAVAGALDGPLADRLARVGRLLRLGGGPEEAWAPLAAVPGAERLTAAVLRSANSGAALAGALTRLADDLRADRSTAAEAAARRAGVLIVLPLGLCFLPAFILAGLVPVIVAVLGDVL is encoded by the coding sequence ATGCCCCGGATGGCGCTGGCAGCGGGCTTCGTGGCGGCAGCGGTCCTGCTCGCCGCGATGCTCGCGGCGGGCCGGCGGCCCCTGCGCCGGCTGCGCGCGCTGCGCCGGGCGCCGGTCGGCGTGCACCCGGCCGCCTCGCTGCGCCGACCGGTCGGTCCCGACGACGACCCGACCGGTGACGTCCCGCCTCGGCGGCGGCCGGACGCCATCCGCGTCGCCGCCGGTCTGGCCGGCGTGGCCGTGGCCGTCATCGTCGGCGGCTGGCCCGGGGTGGTGGCGGCCCTGCCGACGACGCTGCTGCTCGACCGGCTGCTTCGTCGGATCGAGCCCCCGGCCGTGCGGAACCGGCGGCTGCGCGAGGCGGCCGATCTTCCGCTCGCCGCCGACCTGCTGGCGGCGGCCATGCGGGCGGGAGCGTCCGTGGACAGGTCGATCCTGGCCGTGGCCGGGGCGCTCGACGGTCCGCTCGCCGACCGGCTCGCCCGGGTCGGCCGATTGCTGCGGCTCGGCGGTGGCCCCGAGGAGGCATGGGCTCCGCTCGCGGCGGTGCCGGGGGCCGAGCGGCTGACCGCCGCCGTGCTTCGTAGCGCGAACAGCGGAGCCGCGCTGGCCGGCGCGCTGACCCGGCTCGCCGACGACCTCCGCGCCGACCGCTCCACGGCCGCGGAGGCGGCCGCCCGCCGCGCCGGCGTGCTCATCGTCCTGCCGCTGGGGCTCTGCTTCCTGCCGGCCTTCATTCTCGCCGGCCTGGTGCCGGTGATCGTCGCCGTCCTCGGTGACGTGCTCTGA
- a CDS encoding DUF4244 domain-containing protein has translation MNTAEYAVGTLAAVAFAGILLKVLTSGNVQSALTAVIDRALK, from the coding sequence ATGAACACCGCCGAGTACGCCGTCGGCACCCTCGCCGCGGTCGCCTTCGCCGGGATCCTGCTGAAGGTGCTGACCTCCGGCAACGTGCAGTCCGCGTTGACCGCCGTCATCGACCGGGCGCTCAAGTGA
- a CDS encoding TadE family type IV pilus minor pilin has product MTGRRPAGRDRGSFTAELAAGLPALLLLLLAGLSAVNAVGTRAGCLHAAREAALAASRGADGAAAASGAAPPGAEVTVTVDGQRVVATVRAPVRALGSRLPRIAVTATAVAALEPGVAGAAIPAPGAPAGGR; this is encoded by the coding sequence GTGACCGGGCGCCGGCCGGCCGGCCGTGACCGGGGTTCCTTCACCGCCGAACTGGCGGCCGGCCTGCCGGCGCTCCTGCTGCTCCTGCTCGCCGGCCTGTCGGCGGTCAACGCCGTCGGCACGAGGGCGGGTTGCCTGCACGCGGCCCGGGAGGCGGCACTGGCTGCCTCCCGGGGCGCCGACGGGGCGGCCGCTGCCAGCGGGGCGGCGCCGCCGGGAGCGGAGGTGACCGTCACCGTCGACGGACAGCGGGTCGTCGCCACCGTCCGGGCGCCCGTACGCGCGCTCGGCTCCCGACTGCCCCGGATCGCCGTGACCGCCACGGCGGTCGCGGCCCTCGAACCCGGGGTCGCGGGAGCTGCCATACCTGCCCCGGGTGCCCCGGCGGGTGGACGGTGA
- a CDS encoding Rv3654c family TadE-like protein translates to MSGRRCFGDRSARGSGGSAGERGGATVCLLAVGLVFVLVGSLGAAVGAARVARQQARVAADFAALAGAGRGLWGEAGACGRAADIAAANGGRLLACRLDGLDVLVTVEVAVKPLSRVARVATASARAGPVRG, encoded by the coding sequence GTGAGCGGGCGCCGGTGCTTCGGAGACCGGTCGGCCCGAGGCTCAGGCGGCAGCGCGGGGGAGCGTGGTGGGGCGACCGTCTGTCTGCTCGCGGTGGGGCTGGTGTTCGTCCTGGTCGGGTCGCTCGGTGCCGCCGTCGGCGCGGCCCGGGTCGCCCGGCAACAGGCCCGGGTGGCGGCGGATTTCGCCGCGCTGGCCGGTGCGGGCCGCGGGCTGTGGGGCGAGGCGGGCGCCTGCGGGCGGGCGGCCGACATCGCCGCCGCCAACGGTGGCCGGCTGCTCGCCTGTCGGCTCGACGGTCTCGATGTCCTGGTGACCGTGGAGGTTGCCGTCAAACCACTGTCGAGGGTGGCGCGGGTGGCGACGGCCAGTGCCCGTGCCGGCCCGGTGCGCGGCTGA
- a CDS encoding DivIVA domain-containing protein, with protein MRKPVRTAGILFGLGVGVAVGSSLGADAAWPGVAVAVLGVGLSLVGTAGSAPTGDNMVDPDGDAWLTTSMTAAERAAAAEQRWQDQTRPTLSGLGNRVEQILRLAEKQGEDHRNAARRESEELVDTARREAETIVNRAREEAARIAGAEGG; from the coding sequence ATGAGAAAGCCGGTCAGGACTGCTGGGATCCTTTTCGGGCTGGGTGTCGGCGTCGCCGTCGGCTCGTCCCTCGGCGCGGACGCCGCCTGGCCCGGCGTCGCGGTCGCCGTGCTCGGTGTCGGCCTGTCCCTGGTCGGCACAGCGGGATCCGCTCCAACGGGGGACAACATGGTCGACCCTGACGGGGACGCCTGGTTGACCACTTCCATGACGGCCGCGGAGAGAGCGGCTGCCGCGGAGCAACGGTGGCAGGATCAGACGCGGCCCACGCTCAGTGGTCTCGGCAACCGGGTGGAACAGATCCTCAGGCTCGCAGAGAAACAGGGGGAAGACCACCGCAACGCGGCGCGGCGTGAGTCCGAGGAACTCGTCGACACCGCGCGGCGGGAGGCGGAGACGATCGTCAACCGGGCGCGCGAAGAGGCGGCCCGGATCGCTGGCGCCGAGGGCGGGTAG